A DNA window from Drosophila virilis strain 15010-1051.87 chromosome 4, Dvir_AGI_RSII-ME, whole genome shotgun sequence contains the following coding sequences:
- the Ugt307A1 gene encoding UDP-glycosyltransferase UGT5 yields MMWAPSVMNGYPLALLACWTLGVGGSHILGVFVGVHRSQLLVHLAVARVLLQRGHQLTLVTTLPLEDEYDWLAANITHFLVPWELPKEQQLLPEPNFVSRLQWTLARLELSGQLLEQPAWLQFMHATPTTPYDLLLLGYHFNDHLLGVAAHFDGPVAIISTQQPIGFVHSLLGNPEERSYVTQPYDSQQRTGLAGCIFGLWEKLSELLARRVMQRIYSAHFPPPRYPSFEAMRRRVVLALNNHHMISEGPIGPLLPGMLDIGGIVVEQTTRAMHLEADRPFILFSLGTRFSWRTSPAHLEHSIVEAFGQLPDYDIYWTYDGAHASEICSAHPHIKLARWWPQAQLLAQPHARLFITHGGKGSLSEALYHGVPLLGLPLLGDQRPNLQKMQAKGWGLTLQLANVTQAELLGAIKRLLLEDSFRQSIRRKSQLYRDRPLNASALTAYWLEYVIRHKGAQHLAGNARHLNFWQRQLLDVRIVVYGSLGLLVAAALWLNRRLDRAIE; encoded by the exons ATGATGTGGGCCCCGTCAGTTATGAACGGCTATCCACTCGCACTGCTGGCCTGCTGGACTCTTGGGGTCGGCGGCAGCCATATACTGGGCGTGTTTGTGGGCGTACATCGGTCGCAGCTGCTCGTCCATTTGGCGGTGGCCCGTGTGCTCCTTCAGCGTGGACACCAGCTGACCCTGGTCACCACATTGCCACTGGAGGATGAGTATGACTGGCTGGCTGCGAACATTACACACTTTCTGGTGCCGTGGGAGTTGCcgaaggagcagcagctgctgcccgaACCCAATTTCGTGAGTCGCCTGCAATGGACGCTCGCCCGCCTGGAGCTCTCCGGTCAGCTGCTGGAACAGCCTGCTTGGCTGCAGTTTatgcatgccacgcccacaacgcCTTAtgatctgctgctgctcggctACCATTTCAACGATCATctgctgggcgtggcagcacATTTCGACGGTCCCGTGGCCATAATAAGTACACAGCAGCCGATTGGCTTTGTCCACAGCCTGCTGGGCAATCCCGAGGAACGTTCGTATGTGACCCAACCTTATGACAGTCAGCAAAGAACTGGACTCGCCGGCTGCATTTTTGGCCTATGGGAGAAGTTATCGGAGCTGCTCGCCAGGCGCGTCATGCAAAGAATTTACAG CGCCCACTTTCCCCCGCCCCGCTATCCCAGCTTTGAGGCAATGCGTCGTCGCGTGGTTCTCGCTCTGAACAACCATCATATGATCAGCGAGGGTCCCATTGGGCCGCTGCTGCCCGGCATGCTAGACATTGGCGGTATTGTGGTGGAGCAGACGACCAGAGCAATGCACCTGGAAGCTGACAGGCCCTTCATCCTCTTTAGCCTGGGCACGCGTTTCAGCTGGCGCACCTCGCCCGCGCACTTGGAGCACAGCATTGTGGAGGCGTTTGGTCAGCTGCCGGACTATGATATCTACTGGACCTACGATGGAGCACATGCCAGCGAGATTTGCTCGGCGCATCCGCACATCAAGCTTGCCAGGTGGTGGCCACAGGCGCAGCTGCTGGCTCAACCGCACGCCCGGCTCTTCATCACGCACGGCGGCAAGGGCAGCCTCAGCGAGGCGCTCTACCATGGCGTTCCTCTGCTGGGCCTGCCTCTGCTCGGAGATCAGCGTCCGAATCTGCAAAAAATGCAGGCCAAGGGCTGGGGCCTGACCCTGCAGCTGGCCAATGTAACCCAAGCGGAGCTGTTGGGCGCCATCAAAAGGCTGCTCCTTGAGGACAGTTTCAGGCAGAGCATACGCAGAAAGTCCCAGCTCTATAGGGATCGTCCTCTGAATGCCAGCGCGCTGACTGCCTACTGGCTGGAGTATGTGATTAGGCATAAAGGAGCCCAGCATCTGGCTGGCAACGCCCGCCATTTGAACTTCTGGCAACGCCAAC